The following coding sequences lie in one Treponema socranskii subsp. buccale genomic window:
- the ligA gene encoding NAD-dependent DNA ligase LigA, protein MDELFASDTAGEQKRAADETRKKRIAELRKSIRRYQKSYYDGEGEISDEAFDALWDELKSLNPSDPLLKKIGQDSGNFEKVRHIMPMGSQEKVANPEQFLGWAQKHDYGEYLVEYKLDGASLELQYEKGNLVHAVTRGDGTIGDDITANAKKMKGVLLTLSCAEDFTGAVRGEVIMTHGVHRAKYGDKANCRNAANGIMKRKDGTGSEDLEMIAYDAWAAAGEAPFRDEEEKIAWLSSCGFTVVPLAICKTADEVVAYRARVMEKRKSLDYDIDGLVVKERTIRRDDAARARPERQIAFKFSLEEAVSVVRSVEWSKNGGTYTPVAIFDPVELAGTTVQRASLANPDTMRALGVAVGSSVVVVKRGEIIPKIESVVPNENATTPVVFPKTCETCGTPLVDEGSRLFCPNKSCPKRVLHQLLKWVQIVDIRDLGEALVTALFNAGKLSSITDIYTLTVDELTPFFLNEESIAMEKESLGAAKVVASIGNRRRLSLSAFIAGFDIEGIGETMAEKLVASGFDTLEKLLRASEADIAGVYGFAEKTAKIAVEGLSENSNEMRSLVLSETIAIIEQKAGVFAGKSFCFTGELSTMKRADAEALVKAGGGICKSSVTKDLSYLVTNDKESGSSKNAKAAKFGIPVIDEKEFIKMANVETAR, encoded by the coding sequence ATGGACGAACTGTTTGCTTCCGATACGGCGGGTGAACAAAAACGCGCCGCGGATGAGACGCGGAAAAAGCGCATTGCGGAACTCCGAAAATCGATACGGCGCTATCAAAAATCCTATTACGACGGCGAAGGCGAAATAAGCGATGAAGCCTTCGATGCGCTGTGGGATGAGCTGAAGTCTCTCAATCCTTCCGATCCGCTTTTAAAAAAGATCGGACAGGATTCGGGCAATTTCGAAAAAGTCCGCCATATCATGCCGATGGGCAGTCAGGAAAAAGTTGCAAACCCCGAACAGTTTTTAGGCTGGGCGCAAAAGCACGACTACGGCGAATACCTCGTCGAATATAAGCTCGACGGCGCGTCTCTCGAACTGCAATACGAAAAAGGAAATCTCGTGCACGCCGTAACGCGGGGCGACGGGACGATCGGAGACGACATCACGGCGAATGCAAAAAAGATGAAGGGCGTTCTCTTGACGCTTTCGTGTGCGGAAGACTTTACCGGAGCCGTGCGCGGCGAAGTGATTATGACGCACGGCGTTCACCGCGCGAAATACGGCGATAAAGCGAATTGCCGAAACGCTGCGAACGGCATCATGAAACGCAAAGACGGTACGGGAAGCGAAGATTTGGAGATGATCGCATACGACGCGTGGGCGGCCGCAGGAGAGGCTCCGTTTCGGGACGAAGAAGAAAAAATCGCGTGGCTTTCGTCGTGCGGCTTTACCGTCGTGCCGCTTGCGATCTGTAAAACGGCCGATGAAGTCGTCGCATATCGCGCCCGCGTCATGGAAAAGAGAAAATCGCTCGACTACGACATAGACGGGCTTGTCGTCAAAGAGCGGACGATCCGCAGGGACGATGCGGCGAGAGCGCGCCCCGAACGGCAGATCGCGTTCAAGTTCAGTCTCGAAGAAGCGGTGTCCGTCGTCCGCAGCGTCGAATGGAGCAAAAACGGCGGAACCTATACTCCCGTCGCGATTTTCGATCCCGTGGAACTCGCCGGCACGACCGTGCAGCGAGCGAGCCTTGCAAACCCCGATACGATGCGCGCCCTCGGCGTTGCAGTCGGTTCGTCCGTCGTCGTCGTAAAACGGGGAGAGATCATCCCGAAAATCGAAAGCGTCGTTCCGAACGAAAATGCGACGACTCCCGTCGTCTTTCCGAAAACCTGCGAAACCTGCGGCACTCCTCTCGTCGATGAAGGTTCTCGCCTTTTTTGTCCGAACAAGTCGTGTCCCAAGCGCGTGCTGCATCAGCTTTTGAAGTGGGTGCAAATCGTCGATATCCGCGATTTGGGAGAAGCGCTCGTCACTGCTCTTTTCAACGCGGGAAAGCTTTCTTCGATCACCGATATCTATACCCTTACCGTCGATGAGCTCACGCCGTTTTTTTTGAACGAAGAAAGCATCGCCATGGAAAAAGAATCGCTCGGAGCGGCGAAGGTTGTCGCGTCGATCGGAAACAGAAGGCGCCTAAGCCTTTCGGCTTTTATCGCGGGATTCGATATCGAAGGGATAGGGGAGACGATGGCGGAAAAACTCGTCGCCTCAGGCTTCGATACGCTCGAAAAACTTTTGCGGGCATCGGAAGCGGACATTGCAGGCGTGTACGGCTTTGCCGAAAAGACGGCGAAGATTGCGGTCGAAGGGCTTTCCGAAAACTCAAACGAAATGCGCTCCCTCGTTTTGTCGGAGACGATAGCGATCATCGAGCAAAAAGCCGGAGTTTTTGCGGGAAAATCCTTTTGCTTTACCGGAGAGCTTTCGACGATGAAGCGAGCCGATGCGGAAGCTCTCGTGAAAGCGGGGGGCGGCATCTGCAAATCGTCGGTGACAAAAGATTTATCCTATCTCGTTACGAACGATAAAGAAAGCGGATCGTCGAAAAACGCAAAAGCCGCAAAATTCGGCATTCCCGTCATCGACGAAAAAGAATTTATTAAAATGGCGAACGTCGAAACAGCGCGTTAA
- a CDS encoding M23 family metallopeptidase gives MYKFKGISKNSPLAIFSKFFCIAIFAALCASYTSADTASFEGSACTVGVEYNSKAEPGDAIVVRMTLRGKERKRAVKDTVAQAELRTETKKIDSAQFFYINQKAKRQSVQELLAYVPISIWVSNGAYAIKVVYSAFGADAEEFTLPITVIKKDFNSETIALDARNTGIRTNTSPERIAQSEKLNALLETVILSDVYTIKPFVPPVAADTRRTSLFGDRRVYRYTDGKSAASAHYGIDYGVPEGTSIAACADGKVVMAENRITTGYSVVIAHAPGLYSLYYHLSALNVKEGQSVKQGDVLGLSGKTGLATGPHLHWEVRLNMCAVSPDFFTGDYAYTKQQ, from the coding sequence ATGTATAAGTTTAAGGGCATCTCGAAAAACTCACCTCTGGCAATTTTTTCGAAATTTTTTTGTATCGCGATTTTTGCAGCTCTCTGCGCGTCGTATACATCAGCGGATACGGCTTCGTTCGAAGGAAGCGCGTGTACGGTCGGCGTCGAATACAATTCGAAAGCCGAGCCGGGAGACGCTATCGTCGTTCGGATGACCCTTCGGGGAAAAGAGCGGAAGCGCGCCGTCAAGGATACGGTAGCTCAAGCGGAACTCCGTACCGAAACGAAAAAGATCGATTCGGCGCAATTTTTTTATATCAATCAAAAAGCAAAGCGGCAAAGCGTACAGGAACTTTTAGCCTACGTACCGATTTCGATATGGGTTTCCAACGGAGCGTATGCGATCAAAGTCGTCTACAGCGCCTTCGGTGCGGACGCCGAAGAGTTTACGCTTCCGATCACTGTTATTAAAAAAGACTTTAACAGTGAAACGATAGCGCTCGACGCGCGGAACACGGGGATCAGAACGAATACGAGTCCCGAGCGCATCGCACAGAGCGAAAAGCTGAATGCGCTTTTGGAAACGGTTATCCTCTCCGACGTCTACACGATAAAGCCTTTCGTGCCGCCCGTCGCGGCGGACACGAGGAGAACATCGCTTTTCGGCGACCGGCGCGTGTACCGCTATACGGACGGAAAATCGGCGGCATCGGCTCACTACGGCATCGACTACGGAGTTCCCGAAGGTACCAGTATCGCCGCCTGCGCCGACGGAAAAGTCGTCATGGCGGAAAATCGCATTACGACCGGCTACAGCGTCGTCATCGCCCACGCACCGGGTCTATACAGTCTCTACTATCACTTGAGCGCTTTAAACGTCAAAGAGGGACAAAGCGTCAAACAGGGAGATGTGCTCGGGCTTTCGGGTAAAACGGGGCTTGCGACGGGTCCGCATCTGCACTGGGAAGTGCGGCTCAATATGTGCGCCGTCTCTCCGGACTTTTTTACCGGCGATTACGCGTATACGAAACAGCAATAG